Proteins from a genomic interval of Phaeobacter gallaeciensis DSM 26640:
- a CDS encoding sulfotransferase domain-containing protein, producing the protein MTDTPAAPQRDHQTNAGPSRIGPTLVGIGAQKCASTFIHAALGAHPDAAVSDPKELDFFSAYFDRGYQWYRSHFAHGADKPVRFEASPSYFYDPRCPDRLNAFDPEIKIVCLLRDPVARAYSNHLHEVIKGHIPPLPFHEGLANNPAYLEQGLYSQHLGRWLAALGRDRVLVMLAEEISADPVAAAQKVYRFAGLDDSHVSPVLHERRNESDRPRLPTLRRVLRAGGEQLRNIGLEDTLARVKSTGPVSALLRANSQNMRDVVPPLRDSDITTLRTYFADDLRQLPTLLGRDSLPWESWAAVTG; encoded by the coding sequence GACCTTCGCGGATCGGTCCAACCTTGGTGGGGATCGGCGCGCAGAAATGTGCCTCCACCTTCATCCACGCTGCCCTTGGCGCCCATCCGGACGCCGCCGTGTCTGACCCGAAGGAACTGGATTTCTTCAGCGCCTATTTCGATCGTGGCTATCAGTGGTATCGCAGCCATTTTGCCCATGGCGCCGACAAGCCCGTCAGGTTCGAGGCCTCCCCCTCCTATTTCTACGACCCGCGCTGCCCCGACCGCCTGAACGCTTTCGATCCCGAAATCAAGATTGTCTGCCTGCTGCGTGACCCGGTGGCCCGTGCCTACTCCAATCACCTGCATGAGGTGATCAAGGGGCATATCCCTCCCCTGCCCTTTCATGAAGGGCTGGCCAACAATCCAGCCTATCTGGAACAGGGGCTGTACAGCCAGCATCTGGGCCGCTGGCTGGCCGCCCTTGGCCGCGACCGTGTCTTGGTGATGCTGGCAGAGGAAATCAGCGCGGATCCGGTTGCCGCCGCGCAGAAGGTCTATCGCTTTGCCGGGCTGGACGACAGCCATGTCTCACCGGTGCTGCACGAACGCCGGAACGAGAGTGACCGCCCTCGCCTGCCGACCCTGCGCCGGGTGCTGCGCGCGGGCGGTGAGCAGCTTCGCAACATCGGGCTGGAGGATACTTTGGCGCGGGTAAAATCAACCGGCCCCGTCTCCGCGCTGCTGCGCGCCAACAGCCAGAATATGCGGGATGTAGTGCCGCCCCTCCGGGACAGCGATATCACCACGCTGCGGACCTATTTCGCAGATGACCTGCGTCAGCTCCCTACCCTACTGGGGCGCGATAGCCTGCCCTGGGAAAGCTGGGCCGCGGTCACCGGGTAA